In candidate division WOR-1 bacterium RIFOXYB2_FULL_36_35, one genomic interval encodes:
- a CDS encoding F0F1 ATP synthase subunit beta, producing MVEGRIVQIIGPVLDVQFPSDKIPAIRTTLEIKDQKIWAEVAMQLEGGIVRAVSFQPTDGLRRGQKVIDLERVVSVPVSPKALGRMFNVLGQPIDRPEPIEGAKLMPIRRDPPSLDKIISKPEVFETGIKVLDLIAPYVKGGKTGLFGGAGVGKTVVIMELIHNMAKQHGGISIFGGVGERTREGNDLWLEMQASGVMEKAALIFGQMTELPGARMIAGLSALTFAEYFRDEEGKDVLFFVDNIFRFVQAGSEVSTLLGRLPSAVGYQPTLQAEIGRFEERIVSTVKGSITSVQAVYVPADDITDPAAAATFAHLDATTVLSRKIVEKGIYPAVDPLTSTSRILDPEIVGEEHYKTARRVQEILQRYKELEDIIAILGVSELPEEDQLIINRARKVQKFLSQPFSVAERFTGIPGKFVKIPDTVRGFKEIIEGKHDDLPEQAFYMVGTIDEAVEKAKGFIK from the coding sequence ATGGTTGAAGGGAGAATTGTGCAGATTATAGGGCCTGTTTTGGATGTCCAGTTTCCTTCGGATAAAATTCCGGCTATCAGAACTACTCTTGAGATAAAAGACCAAAAAATTTGGGCAGAAGTTGCAATGCAGCTTGAAGGAGGCATTGTAAGGGCGGTTTCTTTTCAGCCCACAGACGGGCTACGAAGAGGGCAAAAAGTTATTGATTTGGAACGGGTGGTATCTGTGCCTGTAAGCCCAAAAGCTTTGGGTCGCATGTTTAATGTTTTGGGTCAGCCTATCGACAGACCCGAGCCTATAGAAGGGGCAAAGCTTATGCCCATAAGGAGAGATCCCCCTTCTCTTGATAAAATTATTTCAAAGCCAGAAGTTTTTGAGACGGGGATTAAAGTTTTGGATCTTATAGCTCCTTATGTAAAAGGTGGAAAGACAGGGTTGTTTGGTGGAGCTGGGGTCGGGAAAACTGTTGTAATAATGGAGCTTATTCACAACATGGCAAAACAACATGGTGGTATTTCTATTTTTGGAGGGGTAGGAGAAAGGACGAGGGAGGGGAATGATTTGTGGCTTGAAATGCAGGCCTCAGGTGTTATGGAGAAAGCAGCCTTGATTTTTGGCCAGATGACAGAGCTTCCGGGAGCCAGAATGATTGCGGGGCTTTCCGCCCTTACTTTTGCCGAATATTTCAGGGATGAAGAGGGGAAAGATGTCCTGTTTTTTGTGGACAACATATTCCGCTTTGTTCAGGCGGGGTCTGAAGTCTCTACTTTGCTAGGCCGTCTCCCTTCCGCAGTAGGTTATCAACCGACACTTCAAGCCGAAATTGGGAGATTTGAAGAGAGGATTGTTTCAACTGTTAAAGGATCGATAACTTCTGTGCAGGCAGTTTATGTCCCTGCAGATGATATTACAGATCCAGCAGCAGCGGCTACATTTGCCCATTTGGACGCGACGACTGTTTTATCGAGAAAAATTGTTGAAAAAGGCATATATCCTGCGGTTGACCCGCTAACTTCAACTTCAAGAATTCTTGATCCTGAAATAGTGGGAGAAGAACATTACAAGACAGCTCGAAGAGTTCAGGAAATACTTCAAAGATATAAAGAACTTGAAGATATTATTGCAATTCTAGGTGTTTCGGAACTTCCAGAAGAAGATCAATTGATAATAAACAGGGCTAGAAAGGTTCAAAAATTTCTTTCACAGCCGTTTTCTGTCGCAGAAAGGTTTACCGGTATCCCTGGCAAATTTGTAAAAATTCCGGATACTGTCCGCGGGTTTAAAGAAATTATCGAAGGGAAACATGATGACTTGCCGGAGCAGGCTTTTTATATGGTAGGGACAATAGATGAAGCGGTTGAAAAGGCAAAAGGCTTTATAAAATGA
- a CDS encoding ATP synthase F0 subunit C — protein sequence MGEAYIGAGIAIGLAALGTGLGVGILAAKAMDGIARQPEAQNSIRTSMIIAITFIEAIALYALVIGLILATK from the coding sequence ATGGGAGAAGCGTATATTGGAGCTGGAATTGCTATTGGTTTAGCGGCGTTAGGAACAGGTTTGGGGGTTGGGATTTTAGCGGCAAAAGCAATGGATGGCATTGCAAGACAACCTGAGGCTCAAAATTCTATTCGAACAAGCATGATTATTGCAATTACTTTTATTGAAGCGATTGCTTTATACGCGTTGGTCATCGGCTTGATTTTGGCAACAAAGTAA
- a CDS encoding ATP synthase F0 subunit B, producing the protein MFEFEPGLIIWTSISFGILILFFYKLLLPPLLDIIDKRERQISSSLEEAHKTKKEAAELFSDYKQKIEVAHINARQIIDNAKVESQIIVKKALDAAKLETKDILNQAKLEIGALRGEMIKEVKEASADLIVSVAGKVLGREVSIEDNVNIIRETLNES; encoded by the coding sequence ATGTTTGAATTTGAACCAGGACTAATAATTTGGACATCTATATCTTTCGGGATATTGATACTCTTTTTTTATAAACTGCTTCTTCCTCCACTGCTTGATATTATAGATAAAAGGGAGAGACAGATATCATCTTCCTTGGAAGAGGCGCATAAAACCAAAAAAGAGGCGGCGGAGCTTTTTTCTGATTACAAACAAAAGATAGAAGTAGCGCATATAAATGCCCGCCAAATAATTGATAACGCAAAAGTTGAATCTCAAATTATTGTTAAAAAAGCCCTTGACGCCGCCAAGCTTGAGACAAAAGATATTCTTAACCAGGCAAAGCTTGAAATTGGAGCTCTGCGTGGCGAAATGATAAAAGAGGTGAAAGAAGCAAGCGCAGATCTTATTGTTTCTGTGGCAGGCAAGGTTTTGGGGAGAGAGGTTTCGATAGAGGATAATGTAAATATTATCAGGGAAACCTTAAATGAAAGTTAA
- a CDS encoding F0F1 ATP synthase subunit alpha: MKNDMPSISDILKKKILEFEAETKAEYVGKVIESGDGIAHIKGLPQAMAGEMIEFQSGIFGLVFNLERDQMVAVILGSHTSVKEGMWAKCTSRVMEVPVGEALIGRIVNGVGIPVDGKGDIVTDKHRPVERLAPSVVDRVPVDRPLQTGIKLIDALVPIGRGQRELIIGDRSTGKSAILVDTILNQKKEGVICVYVSIGQKTSDVVQMTEKLRRAGAMDYTIVVTASASDPGALQYLAPFTGCAMAEEFMYNGKDVLIVYDDLTKHAQAYRMISILLRRPPGREAYPGDVFYLHSRLLERSAQLSPKLGGGSMTALPIIETQLGDVSSYIPTNVISITDGQIFLESDLFNAGIRPAVNVGISVSRVGGNAQTKAIRKLAGRLRLDLAQYREKAQFSLFSEDVDKETKAQLLRGQIVTEVMKQEKNQPMGIEDQVVVLFAAVNGFFDNVPIANVRTHESELLSFIHRSYHEVLESIREKKEIDEEARGKITEAISKFKELFNV, translated from the coding sequence ATGAAAAATGATATGCCAAGCATTTCCGATATTCTAAAAAAGAAAATTTTGGAATTTGAAGCTGAAACAAAAGCCGAATATGTGGGAAAAGTCATAGAATCGGGAGACGGGATCGCTCATATAAAAGGGCTTCCTCAAGCCATGGCGGGAGAGATGATAGAATTTCAGAGCGGGATTTTTGGGCTTGTTTTTAACTTAGAGCGTGATCAGATGGTAGCGGTTATTTTAGGCAGCCACACTTCAGTGAAAGAGGGGATGTGGGCAAAATGTACCAGTCGTGTTATGGAAGTTCCTGTAGGGGAAGCTTTGATAGGGCGGATTGTAAATGGTGTTGGTATTCCTGTGGATGGGAAAGGAGATATTGTTACCGACAAGCACAGGCCCGTTGAAAGGCTTGCTCCGTCGGTTGTCGACAGGGTTCCTGTTGACAGGCCTTTGCAGACTGGTATTAAATTGATCGATGCTCTTGTGCCTATCGGGAGAGGGCAGAGAGAACTTATAATAGGGGATCGTTCAACTGGGAAATCTGCTATATTGGTTGATACTATCCTTAACCAGAAAAAAGAGGGGGTTATATGTGTTTATGTTTCAATAGGCCAAAAAACCTCTGATGTTGTCCAGATGACTGAAAAATTAAGGCGAGCAGGAGCCATGGATTATACAATCGTTGTTACAGCGTCAGCTTCGGATCCAGGAGCTCTTCAGTACCTTGCTCCGTTTACAGGGTGTGCCATGGCGGAAGAATTTATGTACAATGGCAAAGACGTCCTCATAGTTTATGACGATTTAACAAAACATGCCCAGGCTTACAGGATGATTTCAATCCTTTTAAGAAGGCCTCCTGGAAGAGAGGCTTATCCCGGAGATGTTTTTTATCTTCACTCAAGACTTCTTGAACGGTCCGCTCAGCTTTCTCCAAAATTGGGAGGAGGATCAATGACAGCCCTTCCTATTATAGAAACACAGCTTGGGGATGTAAGCTCTTATATTCCCACTAATGTAATATCCATAACAGACGGCCAAATATTTTTGGAGTCTGATCTCTTTAATGCGGGAATTCGTCCCGCTGTAAATGTCGGTATTTCTGTTTCCCGTGTTGGTGGCAATGCTCAAACCAAAGCCATCCGCAAGCTTGCTGGAAGGCTTAGATTGGATTTGGCCCAATATAGGGAAAAGGCCCAGTTTTCCCTTTTTTCAGAAGATGTTGACAAAGAGACAAAAGCCCAGCTTTTAAGAGGACAAATTGTAACTGAGGTTATGAAGCAGGAAAAAAACCAGCCGATGGGGATAGAAGATCAGGTTGTTGTTTTATTCGCGGCCGTTAACGGATTTTTTGATAATGTTCCAATTGCAAATGTTCGTACGCATGAAAGTGAGCTTTTAAGTTTTATACATCGGTCTTACCACGAAGTTCTGGAGAGTATAAGAGAGAAAAAAGAAATTGATGAAGAGGCGAGAGGTAAAATAACAGAGGCTATTTCGAAGTTTAAGGAGTTGTTTAATGTCTGA
- a CDS encoding ATP synthase F1 subunit delta — protein sequence MKVNNFEIDIEKLYLLAKNMGEAARLENDFYMIKNFLESNYEIKFFFESLYVPNDFKLKTLKERFPAFSRLFWEILSFLIDRDSISFVPLLSDSYTRCFSGKENIEIAELIFSQNAPKDIIDSIYKHFKNISFKILVDPSILGGFIIRKSDGTVIDGSLKGRLMQMKRGLEK from the coding sequence ATGAAAGTTAATAATTTTGAAATTGATATCGAAAAACTTTATCTGCTTGCCAAAAACATGGGAGAGGCGGCTAGACTTGAAAATGATTTTTATATGATAAAAAATTTTCTTGAAAGCAATTATGAGATAAAATTTTTTTTTGAAAGCCTTTATGTTCCAAATGATTTCAAACTCAAAACTTTAAAAGAGAGATTTCCTGCCTTTTCAAGGTTGTTTTGGGAGATTTTAAGTTTTTTAATTGACAGGGATAGCATTTCTTTTGTTCCTCTTCTTTCTGATAGTTATACCCGTTGTTTTTCAGGAAAAGAGAACATAGAAATCGCGGAATTAATATTTTCGCAAAATGCTCCAAAAGATATAATTGATTCTATTTATAAGCATTTTAAAAACATATCTTTTAAGATTTTAGTGGATCCTTCTATTCTGGGGGGATTTATCATTAGGAAAAGTGATGGGACTGTTATTGACGGCAGTTTGAAGGGCCGCTTAATGCAAATGAAAAGAGGTTTGGAAAAATGA
- a CDS encoding ATP synthase F0 subunit A → MNIFSHISERIVVPLKIAGIDLSITNEILVMWIAIFCIILFFYFGSKKVSIVPNRFQNLVEMYVLTLWENIEPIVLNRAWLPFFCGLFSLILFCNLLGGIPGIVPPTVNINFTATLAVCIFLITQIVGIKQNGIRKYFLSFVPSNVPFGILIFIIPMEVLSQFIRPFSLSIRLFANIFAGHAVTLTIISLIFIFKSYWVIPGSLIGHLLISVFEIFVAFIQAFIFTFLSAFYIGSSLNLEKH, encoded by the coding sequence ATGAATATTTTTTCGCATATTTCCGAACGAATTGTTGTGCCTCTTAAAATAGCAGGAATTGATCTTTCAATTACCAATGAAATTCTAGTCATGTGGATAGCAATATTTTGTATTATTCTCTTTTTTTACTTTGGATCAAAAAAAGTTTCTATTGTCCCAAACCGTTTCCAGAATTTGGTTGAAATGTATGTGCTAACCCTTTGGGAAAATATTGAGCCTATCGTTTTGAATCGCGCATGGCTCCCTTTTTTTTGCGGACTTTTCTCTCTTATCCTTTTTTGCAATCTTTTGGGAGGTATTCCTGGAATTGTGCCGCCGACAGTAAATATAAATTTTACGGCAACGCTTGCTGTGTGTATATTTTTAATTACACAAATTGTCGGAATAAAACAAAATGGAATAAGAAAATACTTTTTATCTTTTGTTCCTAGTAATGTTCCTTTTGGAATATTAATATTTATAATTCCTATGGAGGTTCTGAGTCAATTTATTAGACCTTTTTCTCTTTCGATAAGACTTTTTGCGAATATTTTTGCAGGACATGCAGTTACACTTACAATAATAAGCCTTATTTTTATTTTTAAATCTTATTGGGTTATACCTGGTTCTTTAATTGGGCATCTTCTTATTTCCGTTTTTGAAATATTTGTAGCTTTTATACAGGCTTTCATATTTACTTTTTTGTCTGCTTTTTACATAGGGTCGTCTTTAAATTTGGAAAAGCATTAA